In Penicillium psychrofluorescens genome assembly, chromosome: 5, a single window of DNA contains:
- a CDS encoding uncharacterized protein (ID:PFLUO_008498-T1.cds;~source:funannotate), with protein MPSPPPAWVQALKPSGPQGSELLQQERAQSNVNVAKLSELLHTKEALQRQQKLLALLQPEKVFDKSQNHSLGRVDRLQRSLAKAKRLQQLSEQHKWSMEELHAANDLIGEPTPYGLHASMFLVTLREQGTPEQHKLFLERAQKYQIIGCYAQTELGHGSNVRGLETTATWNPQDKTFTIHSPTLTASKWWIGSLGRTANHAVVMAQLFIGGKNFGPHPFVVQVRDLQTHQPLENVYVGDIGPKFGYNTMDNGFLLFNNVKVPHVNMLARFSSIDKDTSKYVRPALPSLVYGTLTWVRSNIVLQAGGVLARGVTVATRYCAVRRQFQDRDAEAHAGENQVLNYKMVQVRLLPLLASMYALHFTGRGMMRLYQENQNRMKAASSPGQDSRGAGPEELRAGADLLADLHATSCGLKALASTTAGEGLEVCRRACGGHGYSSYSGIGPWYADYLPTLTWEGDNYMLTQQVARYLLKSARAVLSGKSSGNDTSRILQTYLDRRDKGASFDVLEEDADIVAAFAWRTAHLTFEALKHRDAEKRSWNSLLVDFWRLSTAHSQYLVVKNFYESVSSPELSASLDSETKTLMHQLFRLYALHTLEREAAEFFASGAVTVRQITLTRTTAVMKLLDEIRPHAIRLVDAWAIPDWQLDSSLGRYDGEVYEDLFRRASQENPVNDLVFDPYPWNEALLKNKSPKSKL; from the exons ATgccctctccgccgcccGCCTGGGTCCAGGCCCTCAAGCCGTCGGGCCCGCAGGGCTccgagctgctccagcaggaACGCGCGCAGTCGAACGTCAACGTCGCAAAGCTGTCCGAATTGCTGCACACCAAGGAAGCCCTGCAGCGACAGCAGAAGCTCCTGGCGCTGCTCCAGCCCGAAAAGGTCTTTGACAAGTCCCAGAACCACTCGCTCGGCCGCGTTGATCGCCTACAGCGGTccctggccaaggccaagcgTCTGCAACAGCTGTCCGAGCAGCACAAGTGGTCCATGGAGGAGCTCCATGCCGCCAATGATCTGATCGGCGAGCCCACCCCCTACGGGCTGCACGCGAGCATGTTCCTG GTCACCCTGCGAGAGCAAGGAACCCCGGAGCAGCACAAGCTCTTCCTAGAGCGCGCTCAAAAGTATCAGATCATCGGCTGCTATGCCCAGACGGAGTTAGGCCACGGGTCCAACGTGCGTGGTCTTGAGACCACCGCCACCTGGAACCCACAGGACAAGACCTTTACCATCCACTCGCCAACCCTGACGGCTTCCAAATGGTGGATTGGGTCCCTGGGCCGCACGGCAAACCATGCTGTCGTCATGGCTCAGCTGTTCATTGGTGGCAAGAACTTTGGCCCTCATCCCTTCGTGGTGCAGGTCCGCGACCTACAAACCCATCAACCACTGGAGAATGTCTATGTCGGAGACATTGGGCCCAAGTTCGGGTATAA CACTATGGACAACGGATTCCTGTTGTTCAACAACGTCAAGGTCCCCCACGTCAATATGCTGGCCCGCTTCTCCAGTATTGACAAGGACACAAGCAAGTACGTGAGGCCCGCGCTGCCATCATTGGTGTACGGCACCCTGACGTGGGTGCGGTCGAACATTGTGCTGCAAGCTGGCGGGGTGCTAGCTCGCGGTGTGACTGTCGCGACCAGGTACTGTGCCGTCCGGAGACAGTTCCAGGACCGCGATGCTGAGGCCCATGCTGGCGAAAACCAGGTCCTCAACTACAAGATGGTGCAGGTCCGTCTGCTTCCACTGCTGGCGTCCATGTACGCGTTGCACTTCACGGGCCGCGGCATGATGCGATTGTACCAGGAAAACCAAAACCGCATGAAGGCAGCCAGTTCGCCGGGCCAGGACTCCCGCGGGGCTGGCCCGGAGGAGCTTCGCGCTGGGGCCGATTTACTGGCAGATCTTCATGCCACATCGTGCGGTCTCAAGGCGCTGGCCAGTACCACGGCCGGAGAAGGCCTGGAGGTCTGCCGCCGAGCCTGCGGGGGCCACGGTTACAGCAGTTACAGCGGAATTGGGCCATGGTACGCAGACTACCTGCCCACGCTGACCTGGGAGGGTGACAACTATATGTTGACCCAACAGGTCGCTCGCTAC CTGTTGAAATCCGCTCGTGCGGTCCTGAGCGGAAAGTCTTCCGGTAACGACACCAGTCGAATTCTCCAGACCTACCTCGACCGACGAGATAAGGGAGCCTCCTTTGacgtgctggaggaggacGCGGATATTGTAGCAGCCTTTGCCTGGCGGACTGCCCATCTGACATTCGAGGCGCTGAAGCATCGCGATGCCGAGAAGCGCTCGTGGAACAGCCTCCTAGTTGACTTCTGGCGCTTGTCGACTGCTCACTCCCAGTACTTGGTAGTCAAAAACTTCTACGAGTCTGTTTCTTCCCCGGAGCTGTCGGCATCTCTGGACTCCGAGACCAAGACCTTGATGCACCAACTGTTCCGCCTGTACGCGCTCCACACCCTTGAGCGGGAGGCCGCCGAGTTCTTCGCGTCAGGTGCCGTTACGGTGCGACAAATCACCCTCACGCGCACCACAGCAGTGATGAAACTGCTGGATGAGATCAGGCCGCATGCCATCCGCTTGGTCGATGCCTGGGCCATCCCTGACTGGCAACTTGATAGCAGTCTGGGCCGGTATGACGGCGAGGTCTACGAGGACCTGTTCCGCCGTGCCAGCCAGGAGAATCCGGTCAATGACCTGGTATTTGACCCGTACCCATGGAATGAGGCACTCCTCAAGAACAAGTCGCCTAAGAGCAAACTGTAG
- a CDS encoding uncharacterized protein (ID:PFLUO_008499-T1.cds;~source:funannotate): MYRITNIYVLAAFGTIGGALFGFDVRYESHPIFTNDTERQFVANGNPSSMSAWIDAQQYLDYFGSPNSNLQGGITASMSAGSFAGAIGAGWLSDHLGRRYALMIASVVWIIGAMVQCSAQNVTHLVAGRVVSGLAVGVTSSQTCVYLSELAPARIRGRIVGMQQWAIEWGILIMFLIAYGCHVGVSGPSAFRICWGVQAVPGLVLFIALFFFPESPRWLASKERWEEALQTLADLHAKGNREDPAVQVEFEEVQEAVHLAHEAKDLSFLSMFGPRVWKRTLCGMSVQMWQQLLGGNVAMYYVVYIFEMAGMTGNTTLWSSAIQYVIFLVTTGIMLPIIDRVGRRLLLLVGAVLCMAIHFIIAAVMATKGHAVPNVDGNSNLTWEIKGSAGMAVIAFSYIFTAVYGLTWAPAAWIYAAEVFPLKYRAKGVGISAATNWIFNFALAYFVAPAFHNIQWKTYIIFGVFCTVMTFQVFFTYPETKGRTLEEIDIVFDTDVKPWNTSKIHDGFDEQIERHMGNSGKDAASSSHAEEV; this comes from the exons ATGTATCGGATCACCAACATCTACG TCCTCGCTGCGTTCGGCACCATCGGCGGAGCGCTCTTCGGCTTCGATGTGAGGTATGAATCTCACCCTATCTTCACCAATGATACAGAAAGACAATTTGTCGCTAATGGTAACCCTAGTTCGATGAGCGCCTGGATCGACGCCCAGCAATATCTGGACTACTTCGGCTCCCCCAATTCAAATCTCCAAGGTGGA ATCACGGCGTCTATGTCTGCTGGCTCCTTTGCCGGTGCTATCGGAGCAGGCTGGTTGTCCGATCACCTTGGTCGGCGCTACGCCCTCATGATCGCCTCGGTGGTGTGGATCATCGGTGCAATGGTCCAGTGTAGCGCGCAAAATGTTACCCATCTAGTCGCTGGCCGTGTGGTCAGTGGTCTTGCCGTCGGAGTCACTTCGTCACAGACATGTGTCTACTTATCCGAATTGGCACCGGCCCGAATCCGCGGGCGCATCGTCGGTATGCAGCAATGGGCCATTGAATGGGGTATTCTGATCATGTTTCTGATTGCGTACGGCTGCCATGTCGGCGTGTCCGGCCCGTCTGCATTCCGAATTTGCTGGGGTGTGCAAGCAGTCCCCGGTCTTGTTCTGTTCAtcgcgctcttcttctttcccgaaTCGCCTCGCTGGTTGGCCTCCAAGGAACGGTGGGAGGAGGCTCTACAAACCCTGGCAGACCTCCATGCCAAAGGAAACCGTGAAGATCCCGCTGTCCAAGTGGAGTTTGAGGAAGTTCAGGAGGCCGTTCATTTGGCTCACGAGGCTAAGGATCTTTCGTTCTTGTCAATGTTTGGACCTCGCGTTTGGAAACGCACTCTGTGCGGAATGTCGGTCCAGATGTGGCAGCAACTGCTCGGCGGAAACGTTGCTAT GTACTATGTTGTCTATATCTTTGAAATGGCTGGCATG ACCGGCAACACGACTCTCTGGTCATCCGCCATCCAATACGTGATTTTCCTGGTTACCACAGGCATCATGCTCCCAATCATTGATCGTGTAGGTCGGAGATTACTCCTGCTTGTTGGAGCTGTACTCTGCATGGCCATCCACTTTATCATTGCGGCGGTTATGGCCACCAAGGGCCATGCCGTGCCGAATGTAGACGGCAACTCAAATCTTACCTGGGAGATCAAGGGCTCTGCAGGCATGGCAGTTATTGCCTTCTCTTACATATTTACCGCTGTTTACGGACTTACCTGG GCCCCCGCTGCGTGGATCTACGCCGCAGAAGTCTTTCCATTGAAATATCGTGCCAAGGGGGTCGGAATTTCAGCCGCCACCAACTGGATTTTCAACTTTGCACTGGCGTACTTTGTCGCCCCAGCCTTTCACAACATCCAGTGGAAAACCTATATCATTTTCGGGGTCTTCTGTACCGTCATGACCTTCCAGGTGTTTTTCACATACCCAGAGACAAAGGGTCGCACTCTTGAGGAGATTGATATAGTCTTTGACACGGATGTCAAGCCATGGAATACCAGTAAAATCCATGATGGGTTTGACGAGCAGATTGAGCGTCACATGGGTAACAGTGGCAAGGATGCTGCCAGTTCCAGCCATGCAGAGGAGGTTTGA
- a CDS encoding uncharacterized protein (ID:PFLUO_008500-T1.cds;~source:funannotate) — protein sequence MALPDVDNRPAEGISYFTPAQIPAAGSAARPQSNGQEPPKLFQPFTIRGVTFPNRIGLSPLCQYSAQDGAMTDWHLAHLGGIAQRGAGFLMIEATAVQSEGRITPQDLGLWKDEQIAPMKRTIEFAHSQGQIIGVQIAHAGRKASTIAPWLSGAVIATEQVGGWPDQVKGPSDVPFAASFPQPKAMSKADIEEFKAAWVAAVRRAVAAGADFVEIHNAHGYLLSSFLHPSANRRTDEYGGTFENRIRLTLEVAKLTRDAVGPSVPVFLRVSATDWLENSLPNEPGWRSEDTVRLAEALATQGAIDLLDISTGGIHEAQKVASGPGFQAPFAIAVKKAVGDKLAVAAVGTIDSAHLGNKLLEEDGLDFSLVGRGFQRDPAIVWTWAAQLGVEIAMANQIRWGFGRRRDGQPYLKTNTVKGSIFD from the exons ATGGCCTTGCCTGACGTGGATAACCGCCCTGCCGAGGGCATCTCGTACTTCACGCCGGCCCAGATCCCTGCGGCCGGCTCTGCAGCCCGTCCGCAGTCCAATGGGCAAGAGCCTCccaagctcttccagccCTTCACTATCCGCGGTGTAACTTTTCCAAACCGCATTGGC CTGTCCCCGCTGTGCCAGTACTCGGCACAAGATGGTGCCATGACCGACTGGCATCTAGCCCATCTAGGCGGAATCGCCCAGCGCGGCGCGGGTTTCCTCATGATCGAGGCGACTGCCGTCCAATCAGAGGGACGGATCACTCCCCAGGACCTGGGGTTGTGGAAAGACGAGCAAATTGCACCGATGAAGCGTACCATCGAGTTTGCCCATAGCCAGGGCCAAATTATTGGGGTGCAGATTGCTCACGCAGGTCGCAAAGCGAGCACCATTGCTCCGTGGCTCTCCGGCGCCGTGATTGCGACCGAGCAGGTGGGCGGCTGGCCAGACCAGGTCAAAGGCCCGAGCGATGTGCCTTTCGCAGCCTCATTCCCACAACCTAAGGCGATGAGCAAGGCGGACATCGAAGAATTCAAGGCCGCCTGGGTGGCCGCCGTCCGGCGCGCGGTGGCCGCTGGGGCTGATTTTGTGGAGATTCACAATGCTCACGGCTATCTCTTGTCCTCTTTCCTGCACCCCTCTGCCAACCGTCGGACCGATGAGTATGGCGGTACCTTCGAGAATCGGATTCGCTTGACCTTGGAGGTCGCCAAATTGACTCGAGACGCAGTAGGACCATCTGTGCCCGTCTTCCTGCGCGTGTCTGCCACGGACTGGCTAGAGAACAGCCTGCCAAACGAACCTGGCTGGCGCTCCGAGGACACAGTCCGCCTAGCCGAAGCGCTTGCCACTCAGGGCGCCATTGACCTCCTGGATATCAGCACCGGTGGCATCCACGAAGCGCAGAAAGTCGCGTCGGGGCCCGGGTTCCAGGCGCCGTTTGCCATTGCCGTCAAGAAGGCGGTAGGAGACAAGCTGGCGGTTGCCGCTGTGGGCACCATTGACTCGGCGCACTTGGGAAACAAGCTTTTGGAGGAGGACGGCCTGGACTTTTCTTTGGTCGGTCGTGGCTTCCAGCGCGATCCTGCCATCGTATGGACTTGGGCAGCTCAGCTGGGCGTCGAAATTGCCATGGCAAACCAGATCCGCTGGGGGtttgggcggcggcgcgaTGGTCAGCCCTATCTCAAGACGAACACCGTCAAAGGGTCCATTTTCGATTAA
- a CDS encoding uncharacterized protein (ID:PFLUO_008501-T1.cds;~source:funannotate): protein MVCWNKALARQRAIHMGAEFARKGVNMMLGPVVGPLGRVAEGGRNWEGFSDDPYLSGALVYQTIQGAQSSGVGACTKHFIAYEQETNRFPGDNSQGEYVQSVSSNLDDKTMHELYLWPFQDAVLAGTASIMCSYQRINNSYACQNSKTMNGLLKTELGFQGENLSLTMD from the exons ATGGTCTG TTGGAACAAAGCATTGGCAAGACAGCGAGCAATTCACATGGGAGCCGAATTTGCCCGAAAAGGTGTCAATATGATGTTGGGACCCGTTGTCGGGCCGCTCGGTCGTGTCGCTGAGGGCGGACGCAACTGGGAAGGTTTCTCGGATGACCCGTACCTGAGCGGTGCGTTAGTCTATCAGACTATCCAAGGCGCACAATCTTCGGGAGTTGGAGCTTGTACTAAG CATTTTATTGCGTACGAACAAGAGACAAATCGATTCCCCGGAGACAACTCGCAGGGTGAGTATGTGCAATCAGTCAGCTCGAACCTCGATGACAAGACGATGCATGAACTGTACCTCTGGCCGTTTCAGGATGCTGTGTTGGCTGGCACTGCATCGATTATGTGCTCGTATCAGCGCATCAACAACTCCTATGCTTGCCAGAATAGCAAGACAATGAACGGCCTGTTGAAGACGGAGCTCGGATTTCAAGGCGAGAATTTGTCTCTGACGATGGACTGA
- a CDS encoding uncharacterized protein (ID:PFLUO_008502-T1.cds;~source:funannotate) produces the protein MATWYQLDQEKGIPHPGIGMPTDVTAAHQRVIGRSPDSKPTLLKGAIEGHVLVKNTNNALPLKSLKLVSVFGYDAHGPDFLETQPAGVSSAQATQNNTLYVAGGSGTNSAAYIDTPLGAIQQQAYSDGSSVMWNFDSQDPDVDTTTDVCLVFVNAYSTEGYDRPGLSDSYSDTLITNVASKCSNTVVVVHNAGIRLVDEWIEHENITAVMFAHLPGQNTGRALVDLLYGRANPSGRLPYTVAKKADDYGSLLLPSEPEGKYWLFPQSDFSEGQFIDYRAFDEKDISPRFEFGYGLSYTTFKYSGLNLHKTNQPSTQYPPSAPVMQGGNPHLWDELVTVTAVVHNTGSVDGDEVAQLYVGIPNGPVRQLRGFEKVPIATGKSETVSFSLTRRDLSAWDVGAQQWALQRGTYKIWVGHSSRELPLKSTFTI, from the coding sequence ATGGCGACTTGGTACCAGCTGGACCAAGAAAAAGGCATCCCACATCCAGGGATTGGAATGCCCACGGATGTAACTGCTGCGCATCAGAGAGTTATTGGCAGATCCCCCGATTCCAAGCCGACTCTGCTTAAAGGTGCCATCGAGGGTCATGTCTTGGTCAAGAACACAAACAATGCCTTGCCCTTGAAGTCCCTCAAGCTCGTATCAGTCTTTGGGTATGATGCCCATGGCCCAGATTTCCTAGAAACCCAGCCTGCAGGAGTGTCCTCTGCCCAGGCAACTCAGAACAATACTTTATATGTTGCAGGAGGTTCGGGCACGAATTCGGCAGCTTATATTGATACCCCCCTGGGTGCGATTCAACAACAAGCATATTCCGACGGCAGCTCGGTCATGTGGAACTTTGATTCCCAAGATCCTGATGTCGACACGACGACCGACGTATGCTTGGTCTTTGTCAATGCCTATTCCACTGAGGGCTATGACCGTCCGGGACTGAGTGACAGTTACAGCGATACTTTAATCACTAATGTAGCTAGCAAGTGCTCCAACACAGTGGTGGTTGTTCACAATGCCGGAATTCGGTTGGTTGATGAATGGATTGAACATGAAAACATTACTGCGGTCATGTTTGCCCATTTGCCCGGTCAAAATACTGGAAGAGCCCTGGTTGATCTCCTCTATGGCCGAGCCAATCCGTCTGGTCGTCTGCCGTACACGGTGGCTAAAAAGGCAGATGACTACGGGTCTCTGCTCCTTCCTTCGGAGCCCGAAGGCAAATACTGGCTGTTCCCGCAGTCTGATTTCAGTGAGGGTCAGTTCATTGATTACCGAGCATTCGATGAGAAGGATATTTCTCCACGGTTTGAATTTGGCTATGGCCTGTCCTACACAACTTTCAAGTATTCAGGTCTGAATCTGCACAAGACAAACCAGCCATCAACACAGTACCCACCTTCCGCGCCGGTCATGCAAGGCGGCAACCCGCATCTGTGGGACGAGCTTGTCACAGTCACTGCGGTTGTGCACAATACGGGCAGCGTGGACGGGGATGAAGTTGCACAGCTCTATGTTGGGATTCCAAACGGACCGGTTCGCCAACTGCGTGGATTCGAGAAGGTGCCGATAGCAACTGGAAAAAGCGAGActgtctctttctccctGACCCGAAGAGACTTGAGTGCTTGGGATGTTGGAGCTCAGCAATGGGCCCTGCAGCGTGGAACCTACAAGATCTGGGTTGGCCACTCGAGTCGGGAATTGCCCCTTAAGAGTACTTTTACCATCTAG
- a CDS encoding uncharacterized protein (ID:PFLUO_008503-T1.cds;~source:funannotate), whose protein sequence is MLFFNIVAITTLVPAVRASALRPIRPQQADLSQFSHLESPVALQGVLKNIGANGSDVAGASAGAVVASPSTSHPDYFYTWTRDAALTFSMIVDRFLAGDNSLESLIHQYIAAQAKLQTVSNPSGGLSDGTGLGEPKFYTNLTAFLGSWGRPQRDGPALRASTLIAYGKHLMAAGQQSVVKSNIWPIVQNDLTYVAEYWNQTGFDLWEEIEGSSFFTTAAQHRALVEGSAFAGALGQSCDGCDSQAPQILCFLQNFWNGTAVVSNLAANDGRSGLDANSLLSSIHTFDPAARCDDTTFQPCSARALSNHKLVIDSFRSLYGVNSGKAAGSAIAIGRYAEDTYQGGNPWYLTTLAAAEQLYDALYQWKRQGSLSITQTSLPFFQGLVLSAATGNYSSSSTTYSSITKAVQAYADGFVSVVQQYTPNNGTLSEQFSRENGTPISARDLTWSYASFLTAVARRGRSMPSSWGSSRANKVPTQCQGSSATGTYVTPTVRSW, encoded by the exons ATGCTTTTTTTTAATATTGTGGCGATCACAACCCTCGTGCCGGCCGTCAGGGCATCGGCGCTGCGGCCGATTCGTCCCCAGCAAGCGGACCTGAGCCAGTTTTCTCATTTAGAGTCCCCTGTTGCACTTCAGGGCGTATTGAAAAACATCGGTGCGAATGGATCTGATGTGGCTGGGGCCTCCGCCGGCGCCGTGGTAGCCTCTCCATCTACATCGCACCCGGACT ACTTCTACACCTGGACCCGGGATGCGGCTTTGACCTTTAGCATGATCGTTGACCGATTTCTGGCTGGAGATAATTCCCTGGAATCCCTTATCCACCAGTACATTGCCGCTCAAGCCAAGCTGCAGACAGTCTCTAACCCATCTGGGGGCCTTTCGGACGGCACTGGACTTGGCGAGCCAAAATTCTACACTAATCTAACAGCGTTCCTGGGTTCTTGGGGCCGCCCTCAGCGGGATGGACCGGCTCTGCGAGCGTCCACTCTCATTGCTTATGGCAAACACCTGATGGCTGCTGGGCAGCAGTCGGTGGTTAAGTCGAATATCTGGCCTATTGTACAGAACGATCTGACTTACGTCGCCGAATACTGGAACCAGACTGGGTTTGATCTGTGGGAGGAAATAGAgggctcttctttctttaccACTGCCGCGCAGCACCGTGCATTAGTGGAGGGCAGTGCTTTTGCTGGAGCACTCGGTCAATCATGTGATGGTTGCGACTCGCAGGCTCCGCAGATTCTTTGCTTCCTCCAAAATTTCTGGAATGGTACAGCTGTGGTCTCCAACCTGGCCGCCAACGACGGCCGCTCAGGTCTGGATGCAAACTCGTTGCTCAGCTCTATCCACACCTTCGACCCTGCCGCGCGTTGCGATGACACCACATTTCAGCCCTGCTCTGCACGTGCTCTCTCAAACCACAAGCTAGTCATCGACTCTTTTCGCTCTCTCTACGGAGTCAACAGCGGGAAAGCTGCCGGCAgtgccattgccatcggCCGCTATGCAGAAGATACGTATCAAGGCGGAAACCCATG GTATCTTACCACATTAGCTGCCGCGGAGCAGTTATACGACGCTCTGTACCAATGGAAAAGACAAGGGTCGCTTTCTATCACACAGACAAGCCTTCCGTTCTTTCAaggtcttgtcttgtctgctGCTACTGGAAACTATTCTAGCTCTTCCACAACGTATTCCTCGATCACGAAAGCTGTTCAGGCCTACGCAGACGGATTTGTCTCTGTGGTGCAGCAGTATACTCCCAACAACGGGACTCTGTCTGAACAGTTCAGCCGAGAGAATGGCACTCCAATCTCTGCACGGGATCTCACCTGGTCCTACGCGTCGTTTTTGACTGCCGTCGCCCGCCGTGGACGCAGTATGCCAAGCTCCTGGGGGTCATCGCGGGCCAACAAAGTGCCCACTCAGTGCCAGGGGAGCTCCGCCACCGGAACCTATGTTACGCCGACTGTCAGGTCTTGGTAG
- a CDS encoding uncharacterized protein (ID:PFLUO_008504-T1.cds;~source:funannotate), which translates to MARKFLGLDGTKLQIAIGLLAGMDFLLFGYDQGVTGGLLTLSSFNSVFPSIQTAGNIMHDGVLTPWKVLPESVRSYRTTKQGIVVAAYNLGCFAGSIPTIWVGNILGRRRAIFIGSSIMIIGAILQCTSYDLAQLIVGRLVTGFGNGINTSTVPTWQSECCKSHRRGQMVMIEGAMITCGITISYWIDFGLLFADPSPVAWRFPLAFQCFFALVIVALVMFLPESPRWLILKGREEEAKEVLATLMGEGTDEMFLETEFTAIKATVLEMAKGSLRDMFTMGPDRHFHRTMLAYVNQMFQQISGINLITYYIPTILENQVGLSGTKSRLISACNGTEYFLASWVAVFTVEKFGRRTLMLFGAAGMSLSMVILAIVDSISSKPENLGTPVATKAGIAQAAFLFVFNTFFAIGWLGMTWLYPAEIVPLRIRAPANALSTSSNWIWNFMVVMITPVAFNNIGYQTYVVFAVINAFIVPVVYFFFPETTSRSLEEMDRIFRKTTNVFNVVSLARNEPHMYGPNGELLRTLDDVEDEAVRRASFLQQSKKSQETHRENAEKDSENTSE; encoded by the exons ATGGCTCGGAAATTCTTGGGCCTCGATGGCACCAAGCTGCAAATCGCGATCGGTCTGCTAGCTGGCATGGACTTTCTACTCTTCGGCTATGACCAGGGTGTGACCGGTGGTCTGCTGACCCTGTCATCGTTCAACTCTGTGTTCCCTAGCATCCAGACTGCGGGAAATATCATGCATGACGGCGTTCTTACGCCGTGGAAAGTGCTTCCCGAATCGGTTAGGAGTTATCGGACTACCAAGCAAGGTATTGTCGTGGCGGCATACAACTTGGGATGTTTTGCAGGCTCTATTCCCACCATTTGGGTCGGTAACATACTGGGTCGCCGTCGTGCGATCTTCATCGGTTCTTCCATTATGATTATTGGCGCTATTTTGCAATGCACCTCGTACGATCTGGCGCAGCTGATCGTTGGCCGCCTGGTGACAGGATTCGGAAACGGCATCAACACCTCCACTGTTCCTACATGGCAATCG GAGTGCTGCAAATCCCACCGCCGTGGCCAGATGGTCATGATTGAAGGTGCCATGATTACCTGCGGTATCACCATCAGTTACTGGATTGACTTCGGTCTGCTGTTCGCGGACCCCAGCCCGGTCGCTTGGCGGTTCCCGCTTGCCTTCCAGTGCTTCTTTGCCTTGGTCATCGTCGCCTTGGTCATGTTCCTTCCAGagtctcctcgctggctcATCCTGAAGGgccgcgaggaggaggccaaggaggtCCTAGCGACCCTGATGGGCGAAGGTACTGATGAGATGTTCCTCGAGACTGAATTCACGGCCATCAAGGCTACTGTGCTGGAAATGGCCAAGGGTTCGCTGCGCGACATGTTCACCATGGGCCCGGATCGTCACTTCCACCGTACTATGCTAGCCTACGTCAACCAAATGTTCCAACAGATCTCGGGTATTAATCTGATCACTTACTACATCCCCACTATTTTGGAAAACCAAGTTGGATTGAGCGGAACCAAGTCGCGTCTGATCTCTGCGTGCAATGGTACTGAGTATTTCCTGGCCTCTTGGGTGGCTGTATTCACTGTTGAAAAGTTCGGCCGCCGCACTCTGATGCTCTTCGGTGCTGCTGGTATGTCGCTTTCCATGGTTATCCTCGCTATTGTCGACAGCATATCCTCGAAGCCCGAAAACCTGGGCACTCCAGTCGCTACCAAGGCCGGTATTGCCCAGGCGGCTTTCCTGTTTGTGTTCAacaccttcttcgccattggATGGCTCGGTATGACATGGCTCTACCCGGCTGAGATCGTGCCCCTGCGGATTCGTGCCCCAGCCAACGCCCTGTCGACCTCTTCCAACTGGATCTGGAACTTCATGGTCGTCATGATCACCCCAGTTGCTTTCAACAATATCGGCTATCAGACCTATGTGGTTTTTGCTGTGAT CAATGCCTTTATTGTGCCCGTcgtctacttcttcttcccggaaaccacctcgcgctccttggaggagatggatcgCATCTTCCGCAAGACTACCAATGTCTTCAACGTAGTTTCGCTCGCTCGCAACGAGCCGCACATGTACGGTCCCAATGGCGAACTCCTTCGAACTctggatgatgtcgaggatgaagctGTTCGTCGCGCTAGCTTCTTGCAGCAAAGCAAAAAGAGCCAGGAGACCCACCGTGAGAACGCCGAGAAGGACAGCGAGAACACCAGCGAATAG